A single window of Candidatus Microthrix subdominans DNA harbors:
- a CDS encoding HEAT repeat domain-containing protein, producing the protein MALNMPELRLRLSSIEGDPQMYVDLGPDEVPLLVELLNDEEAWMASRAVYALTRIATPEAVDAIHEASASPRGEVRVAVAASANLLPVPEADQVLTRLLADPDVGVRKYAIGSVMPDSDASLKQLVIDISDSDDAVLKGTAESRARDLGL; encoded by the coding sequence ATGGCCTTGAACATGCCGGAGTTGCGATTGCGTCTCAGCTCGATCGAGGGCGACCCGCAAATGTACGTCGACCTTGGCCCCGACGAAGTCCCTCTCCTGGTGGAACTCCTCAACGACGAGGAAGCGTGGATGGCGTCGCGTGCGGTGTACGCACTGACGAGAATCGCGACGCCGGAGGCCGTAGATGCGATTCACGAGGCGAGCGCCAGTCCCCGTGGCGAGGTCCGTGTCGCAGTAGCGGCCAGCGCGAACCTGCTCCCAGTTCCGGAGGCCGACCAGGTCCTCACCAGACTGCTCGCGGATCCGGATGTCGGCGTGCGGAAGTACGCCATCGGTTCCGTGATGCCCGACAGCGATGCGAGTCTCAAGCAGCTGGTCATCGACATTTCCGACTCGGACGACGCTGTCCTCAAGGGCACGGCAGAATCCCGGGCACGCGACCTGGGCCTGTGA
- a CDS encoding septum formation family protein, which produces MRNVAALVALSAVLLTGCGGGGDAVPIPPTTEATTTTEAKPTERDLSQPADGAVPGGVENLELGDCYDPAPDPSQRDIMVLLLPCEQAHQYEVYATDSFNEGLSDGYPGDDAVRNFAEERCFERFEGFVGQVWRDSDLDIETWFPTSVSWEKGNDRKLSCVLFHRSQADLTGSMEGSGV; this is translated from the coding sequence ATGCGGAACGTGGCGGCCCTCGTGGCGTTGAGCGCTGTGCTGCTCACCGGCTGCGGCGGTGGGGGCGACGCCGTGCCCATCCCGCCGACGACCGAGGCCACGACGACGACCGAGGCCAAGCCGACCGAGCGCGACCTGTCCCAGCCGGCGGATGGAGCGGTGCCGGGCGGGGTGGAGAACCTGGAGCTCGGCGACTGCTATGACCCGGCGCCCGATCCGAGCCAACGCGACATCATGGTGCTGCTCCTACCCTGCGAGCAGGCGCATCAGTACGAGGTGTACGCCACGGACAGCTTCAACGAGGGCCTGTCCGACGGCTACCCGGGCGACGACGCAGTGCGAAACTTCGCCGAGGAGCGTTGCTTCGAGCGCTTCGAGGGCTTCGTCGGCCAGGTGTGGCGCGACTCCGATCTCGACATCGAGACCTGGTTTCCCACGTCGGTCTCGTGGGAGAAGGGCAACGACCGCAAGCTCAGCTGCGTGCTCTTTCACCGCAGCCAGGCGGACCTGACGGGATCGATGGAGGGCTCCGGCGTCTAG
- a CDS encoding class E sortase — protein sequence MLARFLSGLGKTMISLGVITFLFVAFQLWGTGLEESNAQNELAGQLTSDSAAADQDLGEVAASLGKIDPADTKELPKPEEGESLGIIQFKPNLNKAGIDMRKVFVEGTDKDDLKKGPGHYLGTPFPGQKGNASIAGHRVTYGSPFHRIDELVPGDLISVFTRQGEFTYRVLPPPADFSGEKGPAHWIVPPSDVSVLEDKGDNRLTLTACHPKYSAAERIIVAAELVGNPAATTKGNQAKGTEVAGEAGVELAEGATDQLDDLGWHPEHLPKVLAWTGATFGIWLVAFGVGLFVGSKRWIVYLVALPPFAFCLWFAFTWINNWIPSL from the coding sequence ATGTTGGCCCGCTTCCTCTCCGGCTTGGGTAAAACGATGATCTCGCTCGGCGTGATCACCTTTCTGTTCGTCGCGTTCCAGCTGTGGGGTACCGGGCTGGAGGAATCGAACGCACAGAACGAGCTCGCCGGCCAGCTGACCTCCGACTCGGCAGCGGCCGACCAAGACCTCGGCGAGGTCGCAGCCAGCCTGGGCAAAATCGACCCGGCCGACACCAAAGAACTCCCCAAGCCGGAAGAAGGGGAAAGCCTGGGCATCATCCAGTTCAAGCCGAACCTCAATAAGGCGGGCATCGACATGCGCAAGGTGTTCGTCGAGGGCACCGACAAGGACGACCTCAAGAAGGGTCCGGGGCACTACCTGGGGACGCCGTTCCCGGGGCAGAAGGGCAACGCGTCGATCGCCGGTCACCGGGTGACCTACGGCTCACCGTTCCACCGCATCGACGAGCTGGTGCCGGGTGACCTGATCAGCGTGTTCACTCGCCAGGGCGAGTTCACCTACCGGGTGCTGCCGCCGCCGGCCGACTTCTCCGGCGAGAAGGGCCCGGCCCACTGGATCGTGCCCCCCTCGGACGTATCGGTACTCGAGGACAAGGGCGACAACCGCCTGACGCTCACCGCCTGCCACCCCAAGTACTCCGCCGCCGAACGGATCATCGTCGCGGCCGAGCTGGTGGGCAACCCGGCGGCGACGACCAAGGGCAACCAGGCCAAGGGCACCGAGGTGGCCGGTGAGGCCGGCGTGGAGTTGGCGGAGGGGGCGACCGACCAGCTGGACGATCTCGGTTGGCATCCCGAGCACCTGCCCAAGGTTCTCGCCTGGACCGGCGCCACCTTCGGCATCTGGTTGGTGGCCTTCGGCGTCGGGCTGTTCGTCGGTTCCAAACGCTGGATCGTCTACCTGGTGGCCCTGCCGCCGTTCGCCTTCTGCCTGTGGTTTGCGTTCACCTGGATCAACAACTGGATTCCCAGCCTGTGA
- the ccmA gene encoding heme ABC exporter ATP-binding protein CcmA: protein MAPVVQLSSAVALLGRFPALAGVDLTLEQGEVVLLQGPNGAGKTTLLRVCAGLVPVVEGTAVVLGSDLVADPTTVRRRVGYLGHGSGLYPDLTIAENLRFWSKAAGIDLGPDDAALEVVIDRLGLGGRLTDLAVARLSEGQRKRTALAALVLRRPELWLLDEPHAGLDRAGRDLTDELIREAAAAGATVMMSSHELDRARTVAGRIVTVAGGVVVADPNPADPNPADPLPDRARLDSAVTDG from the coding sequence ATGGCCCCCGTTGTCCAGCTCTCCTCGGCGGTCGCACTGCTGGGCAGGTTCCCGGCGCTGGCCGGTGTCGATCTGACGCTTGAGCAGGGTGAGGTCGTTCTGTTGCAGGGGCCCAACGGCGCCGGCAAGACCACGTTGCTGCGCGTGTGTGCCGGTTTGGTGCCGGTCGTCGAGGGCACCGCCGTCGTGCTCGGTTCCGACCTGGTGGCCGACCCCACGACCGTGCGTCGTCGGGTGGGATACCTCGGTCATGGGTCGGGTCTGTACCCGGACCTGACCATCGCTGAGAACCTGCGCTTTTGGTCGAAGGCGGCCGGCATCGATCTCGGCCCCGACGATGCCGCCCTCGAGGTCGTCATCGATCGGCTCGGACTTGGCGGTCGGCTGACCGACCTGGCGGTGGCACGGCTCTCCGAGGGTCAGCGCAAGCGGACCGCCCTGGCCGCACTGGTTTTGCGCCGACCGGAGCTGTGGCTGCTGGACGAACCCCACGCCGGCCTCGACCGGGCGGGACGGGACCTGACCGACGAGCTGATCCGAGAGGCGGCGGCTGCCGGGGCCACCGTAATGATGTCAAGCCACGAACTCGATCGTGCCCGCACCGTCGCCGGCCGGATCGTCACCGTCGCCGGAGGCGTCGTCGTCGCCGACCCGAACCCTGCTGACCCGAACCCTGCTGACCCGTTGCCCGATCGGGCTCGGCTCGACTCGGCGGTGACCGATGGCTGA
- a CDS encoding heme exporter protein CcmB: MADATRRVFRDATLLAGKDLRLEAKSRVGLAQVLPFGVLVLVVMAFALDAESRLLIEVSPGLFWVTVTFAAVLTVGRSAALEIEPGVDDALRLSGIAPMAMFLGKWIAVAVQLLVLEAVLVAAMAVLYRTPLSGPALGIATMVTATAGIAAVGTLLAALASTTRGRESLIPLLTLPVLAPVLIGATRATDVALGGSDGTGGWPWVALLGVFALSYVSLGVLAYRPLMEDS; this comes from the coding sequence ATGGCTGACGCGACCCGCCGTGTTTTTCGAGATGCAACCCTCCTCGCCGGCAAGGACCTGCGCCTCGAGGCGAAGTCCCGGGTGGGGCTGGCCCAGGTGCTGCCCTTCGGCGTGCTCGTGCTCGTCGTCATGGCCTTTGCCCTCGATGCCGAGAGCCGCCTGCTCATCGAGGTGTCGCCAGGACTGTTCTGGGTGACCGTCACCTTTGCCGCCGTCCTGACCGTCGGCCGTTCGGCCGCACTCGAGATCGAACCCGGAGTGGACGACGCGCTGCGCCTGTCCGGCATCGCCCCGATGGCGATGTTCCTCGGCAAGTGGATCGCCGTCGCCGTGCAGCTGCTCGTGTTGGAAGCGGTCCTGGTGGCGGCGATGGCGGTGCTCTACCGAACGCCGTTGTCGGGGCCGGCGCTCGGTATCGCCACGATGGTGACCGCCACGGCAGGCATCGCTGCGGTCGGTACGCTGCTGGCGGCGCTCGCCTCGACAACCCGGGGACGGGAAAGCCTCATTCCCCTGTTGACGTTGCCGGTGCTCGCCCCGGTGCTGATCGGTGCAACCCGTGCCACGGACGTGGCGTTGGGTGGCTCCGACGGAACCGGCGGATGGCCCTGGGTGGCATTGCTCGGGGTGTTTGCACTCAGCTATGTGTCGCTTGGCGTGCTGGCCTACCGGCCGCTGATGGAGGATTCATGA
- the ccsA gene encoding cytochrome c biogenesis protein CcsA → MTATRTGSAADVRTDAPQGTGSTATRVLGVFVVVGGVLLAVLGLAVTKPDVDLGERMRPIYVHVPTVSAAYLLFVVNAIGSAMWLWRKSRFWDQLAAAAAEVGLIFLGLTLLTGSFWGRITWGVYWDWDARLTSTLVMFLAYLGYVALRGSILDPTTRATRAAVLGIGSALLIPLVHKSVDWWRSYHQGSTLFGELDPSMGGLQLFTLFLGLSVGMALAAWLLIHRFRVGWLTLQLEEGGLTEAIDARRAEAASAADGIERPSQGVTTAPAEEAKS, encoded by the coding sequence ATGACAGCTACTCGAACCGGTTCGGCCGCCGATGTCCGCACCGACGCTCCGCAGGGCACCGGCTCGACCGCCACCCGCGTGCTCGGCGTCTTCGTCGTCGTCGGCGGTGTGCTGCTGGCGGTGCTCGGCCTGGCGGTCACCAAGCCTGACGTCGACCTGGGCGAGCGGATGCGACCGATCTACGTCCACGTTCCCACCGTCTCCGCGGCCTACCTGCTGTTCGTCGTCAACGCCATCGGCTCGGCGATGTGGCTGTGGCGCAAGTCCCGGTTCTGGGACCAGCTGGCAGCGGCCGCCGCTGAGGTAGGGCTCATCTTCCTGGGCCTCACGCTGCTCACCGGGTCGTTCTGGGGTCGCATCACCTGGGGCGTCTACTGGGACTGGGATGCCCGGCTCACCTCGACCTTGGTGATGTTCCTCGCCTACCTGGGATATGTCGCCCTCCGCGGGTCGATCCTCGACCCGACGACCCGGGCCACCCGAGCCGCCGTGCTCGGCATCGGCTCGGCGCTGTTGATCCCGCTCGTGCACAAGTCGGTCGACTGGTGGCGGTCCTACCACCAGGGCTCGACGCTCTTCGGTGAGCTCGACCCGTCGATGGGCGGCCTGCAGCTGTTCACGCTGTTTCTGGGCCTGAGCGTCGGCATGGCCCTGGCGGCCTGGCTTCTCATCCACCGGTTCCGCGTCGGATGGCTGACGCTCCAACTTGAAGAGGGCGGGTTGACCGAGGCGATCGACGCCCGTCGTGCCGAGGCTGCGTCGGCTGCCGATGGCATCGAGCGCCCATCCCAGGGGGTCACCACTGCCCCAGCCGAGGAGGCAAAATCGTGA
- a CDS encoding cytochrome c maturation protein CcmE: protein MADNSLDLTPRTGPDDAVPPRSRSSRRAWGFVGVVVLVGLVVAVVMGLSDATMFFRNVDEAVAERAELGDQPFRMQGSVIPESVTKTPNGVSFDLTYNGATASVAHSGSEPALFENTDIPVVAEGRWKGDVFQSERLVIKHDENYDEENPDRIDAARDAGR from the coding sequence ATGGCTGACAACTCGCTCGACCTCACCCCCCGAACCGGCCCCGACGATGCCGTCCCGCCCCGCAGCCGGTCCAGTCGGCGCGCCTGGGGTTTCGTCGGCGTCGTCGTGCTCGTTGGCTTGGTTGTCGCCGTCGTGATGGGTCTGTCCGACGCCACGATGTTCTTCCGCAACGTCGACGAGGCGGTGGCCGAGCGAGCCGAGCTGGGTGATCAGCCGTTCCGCATGCAGGGGTCGGTGATACCCGAGAGCGTCACCAAGACCCCCAACGGCGTCTCGTTCGACCTGACCTACAACGGTGCCACCGCCAGCGTGGCCCACTCGGGCAGCGAACCGGCACTGTTCGAGAACACCGACATTCCCGTGGTCGCCGAAGGCCGCTGGAAGGGCGACGTGTTCCAGAGCGAGCGGCTGGTCATCAAGCATGACGAGAACTACGACGAGGAAAACCCCGACCGGATCGACGCAGCCCGCGACGCCGGGCGATGA
- a CDS encoding heme lyase CcmF/NrfE family subunit, protein MSNVALGRLGITIGMVAAAMGAIGTAFGIIRHRPAMVQSSRTYAWAVLAGAITAVIAMERALITRDFSVKYVAEHGSSATPPLFNVATMWSALEGSILLWVIILSGYLASVAWRFRKRIDDELVGWAMVTLFAIALFFFLLLLGPTNPFVSTTVPPGFDGPGPNPLLQNHILVAFHPPLLYLGYVGFSVPFAFAIGALITGRLGEGWLIETRRWTLLAWGALTGGIILGAWWSYEVLGWGGYWGWDPVEIASFMPWLTGTAFLHSVLVQERRGMLRVWNLALLCSTFALTIYGTFLTRSGVVNSVHAFSEGTVGPMLLGAFGMVVALSIGLIAWRGDLLRGEGRIDRAMSKEGALLANNILFAAFTFVMLLGTTFPLVVEALNRGTLSIGEPYFERMSGPIGLGLLALMAVAPVLPWRNAAPELLSRRLLWPAWSGAAALVIALVLGARGLMPLVAIGLAGFAGGTAVRHLILAVRRHGVSGLFGRSSGGMVVHLGLVVVALAFTVSSAYASNGQFTMSEGDTVELAGHTLTYEGVVQRDLPQGLEYTMAVRIDDQVYEPKVTRFASSGQVIGTPSVKTGLRRDIYLAVSAPPTESEPRITLRVIIQPGVSFLWIGGMVMVIGTAMAAVPEAGRARRRGISTVDDGPAGRAPIEGGPIDDPVDADAEPIGVGAAEPPAP, encoded by the coding sequence GTGAGCAACGTCGCCCTCGGGCGTTTGGGCATCACGATCGGCATGGTTGCCGCGGCCATGGGTGCCATCGGCACCGCCTTCGGCATCATCAGGCACCGACCAGCCATGGTGCAGTCGTCGCGCACCTATGCCTGGGCGGTGCTCGCCGGAGCCATCACAGCGGTGATTGCCATGGAGCGGGCCCTGATCACGCGCGACTTCTCGGTGAAGTACGTCGCCGAACACGGCAGCTCCGCCACCCCGCCCCTGTTCAACGTGGCGACGATGTGGTCGGCGCTCGAGGGATCGATCCTGCTGTGGGTCATCATCCTGTCCGGGTACCTGGCGTCGGTGGCGTGGCGCTTCCGCAAGCGCATCGACGACGAGCTCGTCGGTTGGGCGATGGTCACGCTGTTCGCGATCGCCCTGTTCTTCTTTCTGCTGTTGCTGGGGCCGACCAACCCGTTCGTGTCGACGACGGTGCCGCCCGGGTTCGACGGCCCGGGCCCCAACCCGCTGCTGCAGAACCACATCCTGGTCGCCTTCCACCCGCCGCTGCTCTACCTGGGCTACGTCGGGTTCTCCGTGCCCTTTGCCTTTGCCATCGGGGCGCTGATCACCGGGCGGCTGGGCGAGGGCTGGCTGATCGAGACCCGTCGCTGGACGCTGCTTGCCTGGGGCGCCCTCACCGGCGGCATCATCCTGGGCGCCTGGTGGAGCTACGAGGTTCTCGGCTGGGGCGGATACTGGGGGTGGGACCCGGTCGAGATCGCGTCGTTCATGCCCTGGTTGACCGGGACCGCCTTCTTGCATTCCGTGCTGGTCCAGGAGCGTCGGGGCATGTTGCGGGTCTGGAACCTGGCGCTGCTGTGCTCGACGTTCGCGCTGACGATCTACGGCACCTTCCTCACCCGGTCCGGCGTGGTCAACTCGGTGCACGCCTTCTCCGAGGGCACGGTGGGCCCGATGCTGCTCGGCGCGTTCGGCATGGTCGTGGCGCTGTCGATCGGGCTGATCGCCTGGCGGGGCGATCTGTTGCGGGGCGAGGGCCGGATCGATCGGGCCATGTCCAAAGAGGGGGCGCTGCTGGCCAACAACATCCTCTTCGCCGCCTTCACGTTCGTCATGTTGCTCGGCACGACATTTCCCCTGGTCGTCGAGGCGCTCAACCGGGGCACCCTGTCGATCGGTGAGCCGTACTTTGAGCGGATGTCGGGCCCGATCGGGCTGGGCCTGCTCGCGTTGATGGCGGTGGCGCCCGTGTTGCCCTGGCGCAACGCCGCCCCGGAGCTGTTGTCCAGACGGTTGCTGTGGCCGGCCTGGAGCGGTGCCGCAGCGCTGGTGATCGCCCTGGTGCTGGGGGCGAGGGGCCTGATGCCGTTGGTGGCGATCGGGCTGGCCGGGTTTGCCGGGGGTACCGCCGTGCGGCACCTCATCCTCGCCGTGCGCCGCCACGGGGTCAGCGGGCTTTTCGGTCGGTCCTCGGGCGGCATGGTGGTGCACCTGGGGCTGGTCGTCGTCGCGCTGGCCTTCACCGTGAGTTCCGCCTACGCCAGCAATGGCCAGTTCACGATGTCCGAGGGGGACACGGTGGAGCTGGCGGGGCATACGCTCACCTACGAGGGCGTCGTCCAGCGCGACCTGCCCCAGGGGCTCGAGTACACGATGGCGGTTCGCATCGACGACCAGGTGTACGAGCCCAAGGTCACCCGTTTCGCCTCCAGCGGTCAGGTGATCGGCACGCCGTCGGTGAAGACCGGCCTGCGCCGCGACATCTACCTGGCCGTGTCGGCGCCGCCGACCGAGTCCGAGCCCCGCATCACGCTGCGGGTGATCATCCAGCCCGGCGTGTCGTTCCTGTGGATCGGTGGCATGGTGATGGTGATCGGCACGGCGATGGCCGCCGTTCCGGAGGCGGGCCGGGCCCGGCGTCGCGGCATCTCAACGGTCGATGATGGACCGGCAGGGCGCGCTCCCATCGAGGGGGGTCCGATCGACGATCCGGTGGACGCCGACGCCGAACCGATCGGCGTGGGCGCAGCCGAGCCTCCGGCCCCGTGA